caacccaacaccaagtaaacaattcatatggccgagcatagactcgaaccagcaaactaccacacagcaaaccttaacattaaccatcgcgataactagacaacaaacattatttacagttaatcgttgggcatcaacatactcgacctctaaatcgtatgatttacaaaaaaatataagatgcacaactaatatttcatttcatactacaatacgtgaatagaacatgaataaaccaagcttaaggaacgaacattaaaacgataaacaccacaaaaataaaaatgagtttgacaaacagatatgaactagaaatatcaatgtcatatagtgtctctggataatatctataacacttgatattcttttggaagcaagagtacgagcttgctcactggtctgtgcagttcagaagattgggttcgaagtttgacgcttctcacaacgcctctggagtctggcagtacctctgttacacgtgctagtggccagtgaagtcttggcgtgttctcgtctttcaggagcacgatgtcaccttcccgtgtatttcgttgttgtttgttccatttggggcGTTAGGCTGACTATGTACTCCCTTTTCCATCTGCTCCAGAATAAGTGCGACAAATATTGTACTCTACGCCACCTTTTTCTGGAGTACACATATTCTGGTTGCGAAGGTCCTggtattaacctcttgggtgacttcatatggaggatttgactcggacttagtggttccatgtcgtcaggatcatcagaacaGGTCGTGATCGGTCTTGAGTTCACAATATATTCTACCTCGCAGAGTAGCGTGCGGAATGATTCGTCATCGAGGCGAGTCCCATGGTCGAAGAATAGCGCGCGCCAATAGAACTTTCCGAATGGTACGGATCTGACGCTCCCATACGCCGCCCATGTGCGATGCCATAGGTGGGTTGAGTTTCCAgtcgatattcatgtacagtagtttgttttggattttgttttggttcagatctgaccaagccttgttcagctcattccgggttccgatgaagttggttccgttgtcgcatcggatttcttgtaccgtacctctacgggctatgaagcgttgcaggcagtgaataaaggaatccgtttcgagactgttagcagcttccagatgaatggagcgactgacaagacaggtgaatatgacgccgtaacgtttgagctccttgcggccctcttttataatgaacggcccgaaaaagtctacgcctgtggatgtaaatggtggagctggctcgagacgatcttgaggtaagtcggacattttttgctcttggcatggctttctcatttttctgcacgTTATGCATTTATGGAGTTGATGTCTGACAGCAGAGTTGATTGAAACAATCCAAAAGCGTTCTCTAATTGCTGCAATGGTGTGATTTCTACCAGCATGGCCAAGTTTCTCATGAGCATCTCGTACGATTAGAGTGGTGACGTGTGAATGTTGTGGCAGTAGCATAGGATGTTTCACATCAGAGTCCATTGCGGCTTTCGAGAGGCGTCCTCCCACTCGCAGAGTTCCGTTGATGAGCACTGGGTCGAGACGGAATATCGTACCTGTTTTTGGTAGCGAGTGTTCTCTTCTTGTCTTCTTTCGTGGttgttttcttgagtttctcgACCTCGTTTGCAAAGATGATCTTTTGTATAAAGCAAACGATTGCCTTTTCAGTCTTTTGCATGATCTGTGCGGTCCTTAAATTTATAGTttgttctttgttttgtaagaaagccaaaaatgctatgaatactgctactgctctcttcagtctctcccacctggagaaatatgtgattaaagccataaatggtgatccttcttctgatgtagtTGTAGTAACTAAAGACATTAAGTCTTCTTCTGTAACCTGCGGTTCGCTGCTGGGGTGCATCTTTGCAGGGCATTCTGAAGCCGGCATATTCAAGAAATCCGGACCTTCCAGCCAACGAGTCATGTCTGACGATATCACAGAACTTACTCCACGTGATGCAACGTCTGCTGGGTTCAAATCAGTGCTAACGTACTTCCACTGGTTAGCGTTGCTGAAGTCTCTTATTTGACGGACTCTGTTGGCCACAAATACTGGAAAACGCTTTCTCTCAGCTCTGATGTAATAAAGGACTGTCGTTGAATCTGTGTAATAGCAGATTTCGTTGAGATGGAGATCAAGCTCAAGGGTCATTTTCTGTCCTAAATTTACAGCTACAGCAGCCGCTGTGAGTTCAAGCCGTGGGATAGATGTTGCTTTCAATGGAATAACCCTTGCTTTTCCGATGAGAAATGAAGTTTTCGAACATCCACCCTCGTTTGAGGTTAGGTATGCAACAGCGCCATACCCAGATGTACTGGCATCTGAGAAAACGTGCATCCGAAAAGTCGTATCTTTTGTTTGCTGTGGTAACTTCAGACATCTCGGGATTGTTATCTTCTGAAGGTTCGGGACTTCAATAATCCATTGTTTGAAACGTCGCTGGTGATCATCAGGCACTTCGTCATCCCAGGCGAGATTGGTTTCTTTGCGGAGGTCTTGCAGTATTTGCTTTGCCAGCAGCACAAATGGAGCAGCGAAACCAAGGGGGTCATAGATGGATGATACTATGGAGAGTATGCCTCTTCTTGTCAGCGGTTTGTCTGGCAACAACACTGAGAAGCCAAATGTGTCCGTTTCGACGACCCAAAGTATTCCGAGGGCGTGCTCGGTAGGCAGTGGGTCATAATTGATGTCTCTTGTCTTTAACTCTTTTGATCGATCGTCAGCTGGGATGGTGTTTAGGACAGAGACGTCATTACTAGTAAATTTACAGTCTGAATCCACAGCCCCGGCAGGCGGCAGTCAGTTCAGCAATCCGAGAACTGGCTTCGGTGGCACTGGGTACAGACTTTAGACAGTCATTGACGTAGAAGTTCCGCTTAATTGTATGGGCGACTTCTGAACTTAAGTTGCTTCCTTCATCTGCGACACGTCTAAGTGTGTAGTTGGCGATACTTGGTGAGCTCACTGTGCTGAACAGGTGTACCTTCATCCAGTACTCTTCGAATTATTTTGATATGTCACCGTTTGGCCACCAGAGGAATCTGAGATGGTTGTATTGGTGTTTGGGTACTTTCACTTGGTAGAACATAGACTCCACGTCACAAGTGAAGGCTACCTGGTGTTCTCTGAATCTGGTTAGAACCCTATCAGAGAATTGGTGAGATCAGGCCCTTGCAGCAACTGATCGTTTAAGGATATTCCATTGAATTTTGCACTACAGTCAAACACCACTCTAATTTTATCTGGTTTTCTTTGACTGTACACTCCATGATGGGGCAGGTACCACACATGTCCAGATTTGGCTGTGAGCAGGGAGTCTGGGATACGTTCAGCATAGTCATTCTGGAGTATTTTGTCAATGAAGTTGACGTAGTCGGAGTGGTACTTGGGATccttttgcattttcttcttttgatagaGTGCTCGTTTGATTGCAAGGATCTTATTATTTGGCACCATTAAGTTCTGATTCCTGAAAGGGAGAGGGATCTCAAAGTGACCGTCTTTAAACACGACATTGCTTTCGGCCTTCTTCATGAATGTAGTGTCCTCTGGAGACAATCCTTTCTCTCCAGGATACCTTGCTACCCGGCTATCAATAAAGTCACTTTCCAGAATATTCAGTATTCTGTTTGGGGAGAGAATTTCAGTAGCCTGCTCAATGTCCTCGGTCACAATGCGATTACTGTTTACTCGATGTGTAGACGTTACGCTGTTGTCTTCTACCGGGGAGTTGATGTCCATCCGTGACAATACTGCAGAGCGAATGGGCCTTTGCCGTctgttgatatgattttcagaggctccattgctagtgggcaattactgccaatcagtAGACCGATGTCTATTTCTGGCATTACTTCAGGAATCGATTTTGCCACGTCGTGAAGATATGGCCAGCGTTGTAACAGTTCTGAACGGGGTATTTGATCATGGCTCACTGGAATTTCTTGTCTGGAATAAGTTTTTAGAAGCAGTATACCATTCTGGCCGTTTATATCACTGACGACGAGATCCTGGACAAGGTAGCTTTTGACTATGCTTTCCCCATGCATAGTTTTCAGACCCAGATTTGTTTGAACACCGGAAGCTTGCAAGTCATCTTTCAGTTCTTCTGATAGGAAGCACCCTGTGCTTCCTGGGTCATAGAGGGCGTAGGTGAGAACTTCTCGGTTGGTTCCCCTCTGCTTTATACGAACAGGTATTATTGCTTGAAGAACCATTGAGGAATCATGAGAAATAACGTTGCTGGTAGCAGTATCTGGAGGTTTTTGGCTGGATTCCTCTGTACGGTTTTGAGAATATGAAGATCTGTCAGAGTAGTCTGACCTCCaaggtagtttgaagccatctatatgcatggccgtaggatgacctttgccacatttgtgacattttcgcttgttcgtgcaccccttcgatgtatgattcagaccatagcaactgaagcatctacactgctctataataaactttcttttctcttcGAGAGATTTCTGCCTGAAACCTGCACAGTTATCCAGATCATGATTTTTGCTGCAGTAAAAACAGGAGGGCGACCTAAAACCACGAGTTCTACTTTGGCTCTCACGATTAACTTGCATAGCAAATGCAGATTATGTTGATTTCCCTTTTGATGGTTTACTAGAATTCAGTTCTCTATGCATTGCTTCTTTGCCGAACACTGGGTCATTGACACACTCTGCTGCGTTAATAACAAACTGGACAATGTCACCAAAGCACGAAGACCTGTTCTCGAGGAGTCTGCGGTTTGTGGCTTTTTCGCGCCATTTATTCTGGAGATAACTTGGCAATTTCTGGACTACCACCTGCAGGTTCGGTGCATGATCAAGAACAGCCAGGTGAGTAAGTGTTTGCATGGCGCTGAAGCATTGTAGCAAGTAATGCGAATATCTTTTCAGAAATTTCCCTTCGTCTGGTTTTATCGGCTTCCATTCGTTTAGTTGTTTCAAGTATGCCAGGGATACTTTATAAGGATCACCATACTCTTGTTGTAGCAACTGTCTTGCCCGACTATATCCTTGGTCTGCCTGCATGTATATACAGCTGCTGATGAGGTCCTTAGGTTCACCGTCGGTATGCTGTAGAAGGTAGTAAAGTCTGTCACTGCTACTGGCTGTTCTAGAGGAGATCCTGGTGTCGAACGCCAGTATGAAGTCACTGTATTCCAGAAGATCAccggtaaacttgggaacttgCGGTGCAGGCAAAGCTAGAGCTGTGGCGATACCACTAATCTGCTGCTATATGGTGTTAACTGGAGGTGAATTAGGCAGTGCATAGGGTGCA
Above is a window of Palaemon carinicauda isolate YSFRI2023 chromosome 6, ASM3689809v2, whole genome shotgun sequence DNA encoding:
- the LOC137643042 gene encoding uncharacterized protein, which gives rise to MHIDGFKLPWRSDYSDRSSYSQNRTEESSQKPPDTATSNVISHDSSMVLQAIIPVRIKQRGTNREVLTYALYDPGSTGCFLSEELKDDLQASGVQTNLGLKTMHGESIVKSYLVQDLVVSDINGQNGILLLKTYSRQEIPVSHDQIPRSELLQRWPYLHDVAKSIPEVMPEIDIGLLIGSNCPLAMEPLKIISTDGKGPFALQILNILESDFIDSRVARYPGEKGLSPEDTTFMKKAESNVVFKDGHFEIPLPFRNQNLMVPNNKILAIKRALYQKKKMQKDPKYHSDYVNFIDKILQNDYAERIPDSLLTAKSGHVWYLPHHGVYSQRKPDKIRVVFDCSAKFNGISLNDQLLQGPDLTNSLIGF
- the LOC137643041 gene encoding uncharacterized protein; this encodes MKVHLFSTVSSPSIANYTLRRVADEGSNLSSEVAHTIKRNFYVNDCLKSVPSATEATDDRSKELKTRDINYDPLPTEHALGILWVVETDTFGFSVLLPDKPLTRRGILSIVSSIYDPLGFAAPFVLLAKQILQDLRKETNLAWDDEVPDDHQRRFKQWIIEVPNLQKITIPRCLKLPQQTKDTTFRMHVFSDASTSGYGAVAYLTSNEGGCSKTSFLIGKARVIPLKATSIPRLELTAAAVAVNLGQKMTLELDLHLNEICYYTDSTTVLYYIRAERKRFPVFVANRVRQIRDFSNANQWKYVSTDLNPADVASRGVSSVISSDMTRWLEGPDFLNMPASECPAKMHPSSEPQVTEEDLMSLVTTTTSEEGSPFMALITYFSRWERLKRAVAVFIAFLAFLQNKEQTINLRTAQIMQKTEKAIVCFIQKIIFANEVEKLKKTTTKEDKKRTLATKNRYDIPSRPSAHQRNSASGRTPLESRNGL